A region of the Myxococcus stipitatus DSM 14675 genome:
TGCGCTTGTTCAAGACGCTGCCTCGGCAGCCGTACGCGGTGGAGCCCACGCCGGAGGCCATGGCTCCGGATGTGACGACGGGCTTCTACTACCCGGGGTCCTCGGATGGCTCGCGGCCGGGCACGTACCTGGTGAACCTCTACCGTCCGGAGACGCGGCCGCGCTGGGAGATGGTGCCGCTGACGCTGCATGAGGCGGTGCCCGGGCACCACCTCCAGACGTCGCTGGCCACCGAGCAGCTGGACCTGCCCGACTTCCGTCGCTACGGGTACTACGTGGCGTACGGCGAGGGCTGGGCGCTGTACTGCGAGACGCTGGGGGATGAGCTGGGGCTCTACGCGGACCCCTACGACAAGTTCGGTCAGCTCTCGTATGACATGTGGCGCGCGGTCCGGCTCGTCGTGGACACGGGCATGCACGTGAAGCGGTGGACGCGTCAGCAGGCGCTCGACTACTTCATGGAGAACGCACCCCGGCAGGCGCTGGACATCACCAACGAGGTGGACCGCTACATCGCGTGGCCGGGCCAGGCGCTCGCGTACAAGGTGGGGCAGCTGCGGATTCGCGAGATGCGCACGCGCGCGGAGCAGACGCTGGGGGAGCGCTTCGACGTCCGGGAGTTCCACGACGTGGTGCTGCTCGGGGGCTCGCTGCCGCTGGACGTGCTCGAGCGCAAGGTCGACGCGTGGGTGGCGGGACACGCGCCCGCCGGGAAGTAGGAGCGTCCTCCCCGGCGGGAGTCTCCTCCCGTCAGGGAAGGCTCACGGCCGCGCCTTCCGAGCCGGAGGGGGCTTGGGGGGCGCCGTGAGCCGGCCGTGCTTCTTCATGACCTTCACCAGCTTGTCCTGCGGCAGGCCGAAGACGCGGATGCTGTCCGCGCCCGTCATGGTGTCGGACGCGAGCATCGCGTTGAGGATGGCCTCCTGCGTGGCCTGCACGGTCGCCTCGAAGAGGGGGTTGAGGTGCTCGTTCTGGAGGGAGGACACGCTCGCGACGGCGGTCTTGGTGGGCGACGGGATGCTCTGGGTGGAGAACGCGAGGAAGATGTCTCCCGAGTAGTTCTCGCCCAGCCCGCCCATCTTCGCGATGGCCAGCGGGACGCGGCGGGCGATGCGCGAGAGTTGGTGTGGCAGCAGCGGCGCGTCCGTCCCGACGACGATGATGATGGAGCCCGCACCCTCGAACGGATTGGCCGCGGGGCCCGCCTTGCTCGCCGGGCCGCAAGCGGGGACCCAGTCCATCATCGGGCTGTCCGGCTTCTTCGTGCCGAGGTAGCACGGCATGTCGTCCTTCAGCTCCTCTCCGACGGGGACTCCCTCGACGGTGAAGAGGCGGCGCGAGCCGTAGTTGCACTGCACCAGCACGCCCAACGTGTAGCCGCCCGCGGCCACCGACACCTTGCGTGACGCGGTGCCGATTCCGCCCTTGAAGCCGTGGCACACCATGCCCGTGCCGCCGCCCACGGAGCCTTCCGCGACGGGGCCGGACTTCGCTGACTCCAGCGCCTGGAGGGCGTGCGGCGGCTTGACGTGGAAGCCGTAGATGTCGTGCAGCATCCCATCCCACGTCTCCGCGACCACGGGCAGTCCCAGGTCCCAGGCGAGGTCCTTCTCCAGGGCCCAGGAGATGACGGCCTCGCGCACAGCGCCGACGTCGTTGGTGTTGGTGATCATCACCGGCCCCTGGAGGTGACCGCCCTCCTGAATCCAGTGGGTGCCGGTCATCTCGCCGTTGCCGTTGAGGGCATAGCTCGAGGCGAACACGGGCTCGGCGACGCCCTTCTTGCCGCGGGGCAGCACGGCCGTGACGCCAGTGCGCACGGGGCCCTTGCCGCGCTCGATGCGGCCCTCTCCGGAGATGAGCGTCGTGTGGCCGACTTCCACACCGGGCACGTCGGTGATGGCGTTGTTCGGCCCCGTCTCGCCTCCGAAGGTGATGCCCAGGGTCCTTGCGCGCGCTCTCGGTCGCTCGGCCTGCGCGCTGGCGAGCATGGGCAGCAACAACAGCGAAGCCACCACGCTGGACAGCAGGTGTCGATGATGTGTGTGCATGGCGGGATTCCTAGCACGGGCGGGGCGTCAGGAGCCTTCCTGGCCCGGCGTCAGCGGCCTCGAAACAGGCCCCCGGAGCACGGTTCTCGAAGCTGGCCCTGGCGCCTTTCCCGAAAGAAAGACCCATGTCAGAGCGAGAGTTGACGCATCTCGAGGTGCCGTGCTTCGTCGATTATTCGGAGGCGCTGGCGGGACGCGAGCTGATGGCCCACGGGCTTGGACCGGATTTCGACCTGTGGATGCTGGCCCTGGATGAAGACGGCCACGAAGTCCTGCGCTTCTCCAAGCCAGGCGCCCCACCGGAGTCCATTCGACTTGCCGAGGGGCAGCGGAAGTTCCACTACGTGCAGCCGCTTCCCGGAGGTGAACTGCTGCTGGTGGATGGCCGCTGTGAGTACCGCGAGGAGGCAGCCCCCGCGGACCGGAATGCGGTGGTCTATTCCCGCGACGGTGTCCTGAGCCGCGAGCTCACCTTGGGGGACGGAATCCAAGACGTCCAAGCCACCACCGATGGCCGCCTCTGGGTGAGCTACTTCGACGAAGGGGTCTTGGGAAACGGTCGCTGGGCGGCGGTGAATCCGGAACAGGAACCCATGGGCCGCAGCGGGTTGGTCCTCTTCGATTCACGCGGCAAACGCCTCAGTGAGTACGACGCGGGCGCGGTGGGCACGGACATCATCATCGACTGCTACGCGCTCAACGTCGCCTCGGATGAGGAGACCTGGCTGTACTTCTACACGGACTTTCCGCTGGTGCGCCTTCGCGCGGGGAGTCGCCCCGCGACGTGGCGGACACCGGTGGCGGGGGCCAACGCACTGGCGGTGGGATCGACCCACGTCTTGTTTGGCGGCTCCTACTCCGCGCGCTCCATCTTCGAGCTCTTCGTGTTGGAGGGCCGTCGGAAGTCGGAGCTGGCTCCGGCGGGCAGCTTCGTTTTCGTGGACTCGGATGGCTATCGGTGGCAGCCCACCTGGATGTGCGGGCGCGGACCGTGGCTGTACGGCGGGGAAGGGACTCGCGCCTTCCGCATCGACCTCGACACCCTCGTGGCCTCGGCCAAGGTCTGGCACTGAATGCTCCTGACACTCTCGACCACCTCCGCTCCCGCGACAGACCTGGGCTACCTGCTGCACAAGAGCCCCCACCGACCTCAATCCGTCGAGCTGTCCTTCGGCACGGCCCACGTCTTCTATCCAGAGGCCACCGCGGAGCGCTGCACGGCGGCGCTTTGGGTGGAGGTAGACCCCGTGGCCCTGGTCCGCTCGCGACAGCCGTCCGCCGGGAGCAGCCAGACGCTGGAGCAATACGTCAATGACCGTCCCTATGCCGCGTCGTCGTTCCTGAGCGTGGCCCTGGCGCGCTGCTTCGGCGCGGCGCTGTCGGGACGCAGCCGTGAGCGGCCGGAGTTGGCGCAGCGGCCTCTGCCACTCCAGGCGCGCATCTCGGTCCTGCCCTGTCGTGGTGGCGAGGGACTCCTGCGACGCCTCTTCGAGCCCCTGGGCTACACCGTCACGGCGAAGCGTCATCCCCTGGACGCCACGGTTCCGGAGTGGGGCGACAGCCGCTACTTCACGGTGACGCTCGAGGCGGACAAGCCGCTGGGGGCGCTGCTCAGCCACCTGTACGTGCTCATGCCCGTGCTGGACAACGACAAGCACTACTGGGTGGAGGAGGCGGAGATCGACAAGCTGCTGCGCCATGGCGGGCAGTGGTTGGCCGAGCACCCGGAGCGCGAGGTCATCGCCCGACGCTACCTGCGCAACCAGAGCAGCCTCGCGCGTGAAGCCCTGTCCCGGCTGATGGAGGGAGAAGCCCCCACGGAGCCGACGGAGAGCGTGCCTCTGCGAGACGCGGTGGCCGAGCCGCCTCCGCGCATCGTGAGCCTGGACGAGCAGCGGCGCGACGCGGTGCTCGCGGTGTTGATGGAGCACGGTGCCACCAGCGTCGTGGACGTCGGGTGCGGCGAGGGCAAGCTGCTGCGGGAGCTCCTCAAGGAGCGCGGTTTCACGCGAATCACCGGCATGGACGTCTCCATCCGCTCACTGGAGATCGCCAGCGAGCGCTTGCGACTGGAGCGCCTGCCGGAGCTTCAACGTCAGCGCATCCAACTCCTGCACGGCTCGCTGCTGTACCGCGATGCGCGGCTGTCCGGTTACGACGCCGCGACGGTGGTGGAGGTGGTGGAGCACCTGGACCCGCCCCGGCTGGCGGCGTTCGAGCGCGCGTTGTTCGAGTGGGCCCGTCCGGGGCTCGTGGTCCTGACGACACCCAACGCCGAGTACAACGTCCGCTTCACGGGCGGGTTGACCGAGGAGGGCTTCCGTCACGACGACCACCGCTTCGAGTGGACGCGCGCGCAGTTCGAGTCCTGGGCGCGGACGCAGGCGGAGCGCTTCGGCTACCGGGTGCGAGTGGCTCCGGTGGGAACGGTGGATGAAGAGGTCGGCGCGCCGACCCAGATGGCGGTGTTCACGCGATGAAGATTTCTGTCCCCGAGTTGTCCCTGGTCCTGCTCGTCGGTCCCTCCGGAGCGGGAAAGTCCACCTTCGCGCGTGCGCACTTCCGGCCGACGGAGGTGGTCTCATCCGATGCGTGCCGGGGCCTGGTCTCCGATGACGAGAACAACCAGGAGGCGACGCGCGATGCGTTCGAGGTGCTGCGCTTCATCGCCGCGAAGCGACTGGCGCGGGGCCTCTTGACGGTCATCGACGCGACGAACACCCAGGTGGAGGCGCGCAAGCCCCTGGTGGCGCTGGCGCGCGAGTTCCATGTGCTGCCCGTGGTCATCGTCCTCGATGTGCCGGAGGCGATGTGCCATGCGCGCAATCAGCAGCGACCCGAGCGCCAGTTCGGGGCACGCGTGGTGCGCCAACAGCTCCAGCAGCTCCGCCAGTCGCTGAGAGGCTTGGAGCGCGAGGGCTTCCGCCATGTCCACATCCTGAAGCCCGAGCAGCTCGAGGGCCTGGTCATCGAGCGCCAGCCGCTGTGGAACAACCGCAAGCAGGAGTCGGGCCCGTTCGACATCATCGGAGACATCCACGGCTGCCTGGACGAGCTGGTCCTCCTCCTGACGCGGCTGGGCTATCAGGTGTCGCGCCGGGAGGATGGCACCGGAGGCTTCGAGGTGTGTCCTCCGGAGGGGCGCAAGGCGGTGTTCCTGGGCGACCTGGTGGACCGAGGCCCCGGCGTCGTGGGGGTGCTCAAGCTGGTGATGGGGATGGTGGAGGCGGGCACCGCGCTGTGTGTGCCCGGCAACCATGAGGTCAAGCTGATGCGCAAGCTGCGCGGCGCCGACGTCAAGGTGAGCCACGGCCTGGCGCAGTCGCTGGAGCAACTGGAGCGGGAGCCGCCGGAGTTCAGCACCCAGGTGACGAAGTTCATCGACGGGCTGGTGTCGCACTTCGTCCTGGACGGAGGGCGGCTCGTCGTCGCGCACGCGGGGCTCAAGGAATCCATGCAGGGGCGAGGCTCGGGGAAGGTCCGCGACTTCGCGCTCTACGGCGAGACGACGGGCGAGACGGACGAGTATGGGCTGCCGGTGCGGCACGACTGGGCGTCGGAGTACCGGGGCAAGGCGATGGTGGTCTACGGGCACACGCCGGTGATGGAGGCGGAGTGGCTCAACAACACGCTCTGCGTGGACACCGGCTGTGTGTACGGCGGCAAGCTGACGGCGCTGCGCTATCCGGAGCGGGAGCTCGTCGCCGTGCCCGCGGCCCGCATGTACTGCGAGCCCAAGAATCCGCTGGGGGGCAGCACGGCGGTGGCCGTGGCCGGGGAGCTGACCGCGCAGCAGCAGAACGACGACGTGCTGGACCTGGCGGACGTCACGGGCAAGCGCATCGTCTCCACGCGGTGGATGAAGAACATCACCGTTCGCGAGGAGAACGCCACGGCGGCGCTGGAGGTCATGAGCCGCTTCGCGCTGCACCCGAAGTGGCTCATCTACCTGCCTCCGACGATGTCTCCGTCCGAGACGAGCGTACTGCCGGGATACCTGGAGCACCCCACGGAGGCGTTCGGCTACTACCAGCGCGAGGGCGTGGAGCAGATCGTGTGCGAGGAGAAGCACATGGGCTCCCGCGCCGTCGTCGTCCTGTGCCGGGACGCGGACGTGGCCCGCCGCCGCTTCGGTCTCGTGGGAGACGAGCGAGGCGCCTGCTACACCCGCACCGGTCGGCGGTTCTTCCACGACGAAGCCCTGGAGCGCGCGTTCCTCGACCGGCTGGGCGCGGCGTTCGAGTCCTCGGGATTCTGGGACGAGCACCAGACGGACTGGGCTTGCCTGGACTGTGAGCTGATGCCCTGGTCGCTGAAGGCCCGGGAATTGGTGCGAGAGCAGTACGCGTCCGTGGGGGTGGCGGCACAGGCTTCCGTGGGGGACGTCCAGGCCGTGATGGCCCAGGCGGCGGCGCGAGGGCTGGATGTCTCCGCGTTCACGGACAGGCTTCGGGAGCGGGCGGACAGCGTGGCGCGGTATGTCTCGGCGTATCGCCGCTACTGCTGGCCCGTGAACTCGCTCGACGATGTGAAGCTCGCGCCCTTCCACCTGCTCGCGACGGAAGGCGCGGTGCACGTGGACAAGGACCATGTCTGGCACATGGAGGCGCTCGCGAAGGTGTGTCGCGCGGACCCGGCCTTCCTCGTGGCGACGTCCTATCGCGTGGTGTCGCTGAGCGACGCGGAGGCCGTGGCGGACGCGGTGCGCTGGTGGGAGGCGCTGACGTCGCGCGGGGGCGAGGGCATGGTGGTGAAGCCTCGTGCGTACGTGGTGCACGGGAAGAGGGGACTCCTCCAGCCGGCCATCAAGTGCCGAGGACAGGACTACCTGCGCATCATCTACGGGCCCGAGTACACCGCGCCCCAACACCTGGAGCGGCTGCGCCAGCGTGGGGTGTCCACGAAGCGCTCACTCGCGTTGCGTGAGCTGTCGCTGGGCCTCGAGGCCCTGGAGCGCTTCGTGCGCAAGGAGCCCCTGCGCCGCGTCCACGAATGTGTCTTCGGCGTCCTCGCGCTGGAGAGCGAGCCGGTGGACCCGCGGCTCTAGCTGGAGGTCAGTGCAGGCCCGGCGCTGGCTCCGAAGGTCTCTCCGGCCGCCGCGCCGACGCCGCGCGCTGCGCGTACTGGCCCATGCCCTCGAAGTCCACGCAGACGCAGGGCTCGTTGCCGACGACCCACGCGTCATGGCCGGGCGGAATGATGGCGACATCCCCAGCGCCCATCTCCTGCTGGGTGCCGTCATCCATCCGCACCACCATCCGCCCGCTGACGACGTAGCAGGAGTGGGCGGCCTGGCAGCTGTCCGTGCCGGCGATGGGCTTGACGTCTTGAGACCAGCGCCAGCCGGGCTCGAAGACGGCCATGCCCACGGTGTGGTCCCCCTCGAACTGGAGGATGTCCGCGTGCCCGTGCCCGGCGAAGGGCCGACGCTCGTCGGGTGTGGAGAATTTCTTGATGGTGAGCTCGCTCATGATGCTTCCCTCTCCCTGGCTATCCACCAGAAACCTAGGGATGCTCGTGGCGAGCGTCAGTCCTCGTCAGGTCATCAGCTCCAGCGGCGCGGAGAGGCCCGCCTCGAACCCAGGCTCCTGCCTCAGCTGCTCCAGCACTCCTCGCGTGCAGTGCAGGGTGACCAGGGGAAACAGCCCCGGCTCGCTCACCCACCGCACCGCGCCCATCAGCTCGCGCGCCTGCAGGAAGCCCAGCACGGAGTCGCGAAACCGCTGGCTCTCTTCCCCCGCCTGACGCAGGACCGCCGTCCGGCTCACCGGTGATGAGGCCGCACGCTTGCCCCCCTGGCGTGCGCTCTTCCGGGGAGCGGGGCGCTCTTCCCGGGGCATGACGATGGCTTCAATCCACATCGCGTCGCCCTCCTCGAGGTCTCTCGATTCCAGGTCTGCTTGAAGATTATCGGACATGGCCCGGCCCCAGTTGTGTCCCGCCCTCGTCGCACCGAAGGGTGGGGCGCCAATGCCTCTGTTTCATGGGTTGGAATGCATTCGTCGCCACCCACCTCGTGGAGTCAGCGAAGGGAAGAAAGCCCGTCCGCCTGCTCACTCCACGACGCGCCGGGCTCGAACTCGAAGCGGCGAGTCACGCCCTACCTTGTCGGGATGAAGGAATCGCCCCGGCAGCTCCCCGTCTACGTGCCAGCCCGCACGGTGTGGGCCGTGGGGCTGCAGGTGCTGTTGCTCGTGGTGTGCTGGCTCATCCTGCGCAGGCTCTATCCGCTGCTGACGCTGTTGGCCGTCGTGCTGTTGATGTCGCTCGCGCTCAACCCGCTGGTGCAGCGGCTGCAGCGCTGGGGTCTGCGGCGCGGGCTGGCCGTGGCGGTGGTGGCGCTGTTGCTTCTTGGATTGATGGGGCTGTTGGTGGGCACGCTCGTCCCCGCGCTCATCCAGCAGATAGAGGGGCTGGTGCAGGCGACGCCGGGCCTCCTGGAGCGCTTCTCCCAGACGCGCTGGGCGCAGGAGATCAGCGAGCGGTATGGCGTGGACTTCCGCCCGGAGGCGCTGCTGCGCTTCGAGCCCATGGACCTGGCGGGTCGTGCCGTCACGGTGCTGTCATCCACCCTGGGACTGGTGGCGGCGGGCATCACCGCGGTGGCGCTCACGGTGTTCAGCCTCTTGTTCGGGCATGAACTCTACGAGGGCGCGCTCCAGTGGGTGCAGCCCGGCCGGCGTCACCACATCCGGGGCCTGGTGGACCGGATGCGCGCCGCGGTGAGCAGCTACATCGCGGGCACCTTCCTGGTGATGACCTTCGGCGGAACGGTGGCCGCCGTCGTCGCGCTCATCCAGGGCGTGCCCTTCTTCCTCGCGCTGGGGCTGGCGGTGATGGTGCTGGGCGTCATCCCCACCATCGGCAGCGTCATCAGCGCCGTGCTGGTGAGCCTCACCACGCTGGCCACCGTGGGGCTGCGCGCCGCCGTCATCGCGCTGGTCATCTTCGTGGTGTACCAGCAGATTGAAGCGAACCTGCTGGGCCCCATCGTCCAGCGGCGGGTCATCCGGATGAACCCGCTGATGGTCTCCATCGTGGTGCTCGCGGGCGGCATGCTCGCGGGGCTGATGGGCGCGGTCATCGCCGTGCCGCTGGCCGCCGCGGCCAAGGTGCTGCTCCAGGAGGTCCTCCGCGAGCGTCACCTGCGCTGGCGGCGCGCGCACCGCCGCGAGCATGCGCGAAGGCAGGTGGGCAAGGGCGCGGTGGAGGAGGGGCTGCTGCTGGCGGGCCCC
Encoded here:
- a CDS encoding P1 family peptidase, producing MHTHHRHLLSSVVASLLLLPMLASAQAERPRARARTLGITFGGETGPNNAITDVPGVEVGHTTLISGEGRIERGKGPVRTGVTAVLPRGKKGVAEPVFASSYALNGNGEMTGTHWIQEGGHLQGPVMITNTNDVGAVREAVISWALEKDLAWDLGLPVVAETWDGMLHDIYGFHVKPPHALQALESAKSGPVAEGSVGGGTGMVCHGFKGGIGTASRKVSVAAGGYTLGVLVQCNYGSRRLFTVEGVPVGEELKDDMPCYLGTKKPDSPMMDWVPACGPASKAGPAANPFEGAGSIIIVVGTDAPLLPHQLSRIARRVPLAIAKMGGLGENYSGDIFLAFSTQSIPSPTKTAVASVSSLQNEHLNPLFEATVQATQEAILNAMLASDTMTGADSIRVFGLPQDKLVKVMKKHGRLTAPPKPPPARKARP
- a CDS encoding 3' terminal RNA ribose 2'-O-methyltransferase Hen1, which produces MLLTLSTTSAPATDLGYLLHKSPHRPQSVELSFGTAHVFYPEATAERCTAALWVEVDPVALVRSRQPSAGSSQTLEQYVNDRPYAASSFLSVALARCFGAALSGRSRERPELAQRPLPLQARISVLPCRGGEGLLRRLFEPLGYTVTAKRHPLDATVPEWGDSRYFTVTLEADKPLGALLSHLYVLMPVLDNDKHYWVEEAEIDKLLRHGGQWLAEHPEREVIARRYLRNQSSLAREALSRLMEGEAPTEPTESVPLRDAVAEPPPRIVSLDEQRRDAVLAVLMEHGATSVVDVGCGEGKLLRELLKERGFTRITGMDVSIRSLEIASERLRLERLPELQRQRIQLLHGSLLYRDARLSGYDAATVVEVVEHLDPPRLAAFERALFEWARPGLVVLTTPNAEYNVRFTGGLTEEGFRHDDHRFEWTRAQFESWARTQAERFGYRVRVAPVGTVDEEVGAPTQMAVFTR
- a CDS encoding polynucleotide kinase-phosphatase; this encodes MKISVPELSLVLLVGPSGAGKSTFARAHFRPTEVVSSDACRGLVSDDENNQEATRDAFEVLRFIAAKRLARGLLTVIDATNTQVEARKPLVALAREFHVLPVVIVLDVPEAMCHARNQQRPERQFGARVVRQQLQQLRQSLRGLEREGFRHVHILKPEQLEGLVIERQPLWNNRKQESGPFDIIGDIHGCLDELVLLLTRLGYQVSRREDGTGGFEVCPPEGRKAVFLGDLVDRGPGVVGVLKLVMGMVEAGTALCVPGNHEVKLMRKLRGADVKVSHGLAQSLEQLEREPPEFSTQVTKFIDGLVSHFVLDGGRLVVAHAGLKESMQGRGSGKVRDFALYGETTGETDEYGLPVRHDWASEYRGKAMVVYGHTPVMEAEWLNNTLCVDTGCVYGGKLTALRYPERELVAVPAARMYCEPKNPLGGSTAVAVAGELTAQQQNDDVLDLADVTGKRIVSTRWMKNITVREENATAALEVMSRFALHPKWLIYLPPTMSPSETSVLPGYLEHPTEAFGYYQREGVEQIVCEEKHMGSRAVVVLCRDADVARRRFGLVGDERGACYTRTGRRFFHDEALERAFLDRLGAAFESSGFWDEHQTDWACLDCELMPWSLKARELVREQYASVGVAAQASVGDVQAVMAQAAARGLDVSAFTDRLRERADSVARYVSAYRRYCWPVNSLDDVKLAPFHLLATEGAVHVDKDHVWHMEALAKVCRADPAFLVATSYRVVSLSDAEAVADAVRWWEALTSRGGEGMVVKPRAYVVHGKRGLLQPAIKCRGQDYLRIIYGPEYTAPQHLERLRQRGVSTKRSLALRELSLGLEALERFVRKEPLRRVHECVFGVLALESEPVDPRL
- a CDS encoding cupin domain-containing protein — protein: MSELTIKKFSTPDERRPFAGHGHADILQFEGDHTVGMAVFEPGWRWSQDVKPIAGTDSCQAAHSCYVVSGRMVVRMDDGTQQEMGAGDVAIIPPGHDAWVVGNEPCVCVDFEGMGQYAQRAASARRPERPSEPAPGLH
- a CDS encoding AI-2E family transporter, translated to MKESPRQLPVYVPARTVWAVGLQVLLLVVCWLILRRLYPLLTLLAVVLLMSLALNPLVQRLQRWGLRRGLAVAVVALLLLGLMGLLVGTLVPALIQQIEGLVQATPGLLERFSQTRWAQEISERYGVDFRPEALLRFEPMDLAGRAVTVLSSTLGLVAAGITAVALTVFSLLFGHELYEGALQWVQPGRRHHIRGLVDRMRAAVSSYIAGTFLVMTFGGTVAAVVALIQGVPFFLALGLAVMVLGVIPTIGSVISAVLVSLTTLATVGLRAAVIALVIFVVYQQIEANLLGPIVQRRVIRMNPLMVSIVVLAGGMLAGLMGAVIAVPLAAAAKVLLQEVLRERHLRWRRAHRREHARRQVGKGAVEEGLLLAGPVDDAPHDTPH